In Deinococcus aquaedulcis, the genomic stretch GCGCCTGCTGACCGAGAACCCGGCCGTGGTCGAAACAGGACTGTTCGAAACCTTCAAGCGCGTCACTGAAACCGGCGTACCCGACACGCACGAGCACCATTACGCCCACGAGCAGTTTGACGGCTGGTTTCACCAGACCGCCGCCGGGGCCGAGGACGGTTTTCTGCTCTCCACCCTGGACGTCACCGAGCGGCGGCGGGCCGAGGAGGCCGCGCGCACCCAGCAGACGCGGCAGGCGTTTGTGCTGCAGCTCAGCGATAAGCTGCGGCCTCTGGCCGACCCGGTGCAGATTCAGCGCGAGGCATGCCGCCTGCTGGGCGAGGCGCTGGGGGTTGAGCGGGTATTTTACGCCTCGGTGCACAACGACGGTGACACCAGCGAGGTTCACGCCGAGTATGCCAATGGTGGCCTGCCCAGCGTCGTGGGCTGGTCCTCGCTGCAGGCTCTTGCCCCAGGGCTGGTGCCCGACTGGCAGGCGGGCCGCACCACCCGCACCAACGACATCCACACGGGCGACGTGAACAGGGGGTCGCTGTTCACGTCGGCGCCACGCGCGGCTCTGAACGTGCCGCTGGTCAAGGACGGCCGACTGGTGGCGCTGCTGGGCCTGCACCAGCGCGCGGCCCGCACTTGGACCGACGAGGACGTGGCCCTGGCCGAAGAAACCGCCGAGCGCACCTGGCAGGCCGCCGAACGCGCGCGCACCCAGGCCGCGCTGGTCGAATCCGAAAGCCGTCTGCGCGCGCTGATCGAGCATCTGCCGGGCGGCGCAGTGTTCGTGGTGGACCACGACCTGCGCTACCAGCTGGCCCAGGGCGAGGCGCTGGCCGCCGCCGGGTTCACGCCTGAAGATCTGGTGGGCCGCACGGTGGCCCAGGTGATGCCGCCCGAACAGGTGCCCGAGTACGAGGGGCTGTACCGCCGCGCCCTGGCCGGCGAGGGCTTCGAGTACGAGCACAACGCGCATGGCCGCAGCTTCATCACCCGGGGCGTGCCGCTGCGCCGCGCAGGCGGGGAGGTCACTTCGGTGCTGGCGATGTCCTACGACATCACCGACCGCAAGCGCGCCGAGCAGGAGGTGCAGGCCCTGAACGCCACCCTGGAAACCCAGGTGGCCGAGCGCACCCGCCGCCTGGCCGACCTGAACGCCGAACTGGGCAACGTGATTATCCGCACCGCCCACAACCTTGAAGCCCCCGCCCGGCGCCTGGGGCAACTGCTGGACCCAGGTGTGCTGCCGGCGCCCCAGGCCTTTGAGGGCCTGCCTCCGTACGACCCCGCCCTGCTGCAGGACGAGGTCACGCGCCTGAAGGGCGTGGCCCAGGACCTGCGCCAGCTTTCGCGCCTGGAAACCCGCCAGTTCACCCAGGAACTGCTGCCCCTGGGCGAACTGTTTGCCGAGGTGCGCGCCCAGGCCGCGCAGGCCAGCGGGCGCGACCTGACATGGTTTCTGGAGCCGTTGCCGATCGTGCGCGGCGACCGGGCGCTCTTGCGTCAGGCGCTGGACGTCCTGATGAATTTCACCCTCAGCCCCACCCGGGGCACGCGCTACGTGACCGTCAGCCGCCGCACCCTGGAAGGCGAGGAGCGGGTGCTGGTCGAGGACGACGGCCTGGGCCTCAGCGGCGAGGAGGCGGCCACCCTGTTTGATCTGGCCGTGCGCACCGATCAGAGCGTGCCCATCTTGGAGGGCAGCGGCCTGCTGCAGGTGCGGCGTATTCTGGCCCGCCACGGCGGCTGGGCCTGGGCCGAGGCGCGCAGCAGCGGCGGACTGGTGGTGCTGGCGTTTCCCCAGGACACTGCGGTGGGCGAACTTGAAGCCCTCTTGGGCGGCGAACCGCTGGAAAGCTGACGCCCGTGAGAGGGTGCCATGAGCAGCTTGGCATGGCTCAGAGGATGGTCGCGGAAAGCCGGTCGGGCCAGCGTCTTGGCGGTCAAGAGGTTCCGGCTCCCTCCCTTGCGGATATCAGGTGGACACCCCTCCAGGATTGTGTGACGCTGCTGCCCAGATGAAAGCCAACGTTTTCCATGTTCTGAATGCGGGCAAGCAGTTGCCAGAAGCGCTGGCTGAGCAGGTTGAAGCTGTGGCCCGCGCTGCCTTTGCCCGGCAGACCACCCGTCTGGGCTTGGACGGCGTGGACGCGGTCCTGTACACCAGCCCGTGGACCATTCCAGAGACAGGCATGGTGGGCACTGCGCCAGACGGGTACAGCGTTCACCTTGCCGTGACCCCACAGAGCCCGCAGTTTCTCGCTCACTGGCGCACCGAACTGCCGGCCACGCTGGCCCACGAACTTCACCACGCGAAACGCTGGCGGCATGCCGGCCTCGGCACGTTGCTGGAGGCCCTGGTGTTTGAAGGCCTTGCCCAGCACTACGAAGTCGAAGAACGTGGCGAGGTACCCCTGTACGCCCGGCCCACCGTGGCTCTGGACGAGCTCTGGGCCCGCGCCGAACAGCAGTTGGACGGACCGTATGACCATCAGGCGTGGTTCTTCGGTGACGCAAGCCACGAGCTGCCCCGCTGGGGAGGCTACGCGCTGGGTTTTGAGTTGGTCAGAAGGTTTCTTGAGCGACAGGGC encodes the following:
- a CDS encoding PAS domain-containing protein, with the translated sequence MPAASASSTAPFDVLVLLAAADEWGAVQLVLAALPTPLPVAVLLVQPGGGRPAGASGTDLPLHDVASGTLLQPGLVYVAPPQATLDVRPGGQCEVTPSPGAPPTCPLDRLLGSLAVAYGERALLAMLSAPGPDGLRGARALRGAGGTVLVQAPLVPAGLAQALLAARAADLVQAPSALATATAQVLRGEWPPERLTAPPEAAQALVESMDEGFCTIQVLFDEAGEPTDYRVLSMNPAFVAQTGLEGAQGRSVRELVPGLEPFWFQMYGEIARSGQPRRFEHQVAALTPPREYEVYAFRIGEPREHRVAVLFRDVSLRKAAERDLKRSNQLLQTVFDSSLEYMQLFQAVRSAQGEITDFEWRLTNRLWNEQWGEMAGKRLLTENPAVVETGLFETFKRVTETGVPDTHEHHYAHEQFDGWFHQTAAGAEDGFLLSTLDVTERRRAEEAARTQQTRQAFVLQLSDKLRPLADPVQIQREACRLLGEALGVERVFYASVHNDGDTSEVHAEYANGGLPSVVGWSSLQALAPGLVPDWQAGRTTRTNDIHTGDVNRGSLFTSAPRAALNVPLVKDGRLVALLGLHQRAARTWTDEDVALAEETAERTWQAAERARTQAALVESESRLRALIEHLPGGAVFVVDHDLRYQLAQGEALAAAGFTPEDLVGRTVAQVMPPEQVPEYEGLYRRALAGEGFEYEHNAHGRSFITRGVPLRRAGGEVTSVLAMSYDITDRKRAEQEVQALNATLETQVAERTRRLADLNAELGNVIIRTAHNLEAPARRLGQLLDPGVLPAPQAFEGLPPYDPALLQDEVTRLKGVAQDLRQLSRLETRQFTQELLPLGELFAEVRAQAAQASGRDLTWFLEPLPIVRGDRALLRQALDVLMNFTLSPTRGTRYVTVSRRTLEGEERVLVEDDGLGLSGEEAATLFDLAVRTDQSVPILEGSGLLQVRRILARHGGWAWAEARSSGGLVVLAFPQDTAVGELEALLGGEPLES
- a CDS encoding DUF2268 domain-containing putative Zn-dependent protease (predicted Zn-dependent protease with a strongly conserved HExxH motif): MKANVFHVLNAGKQLPEALAEQVEAVARAAFARQTTRLGLDGVDAVLYTSPWTIPETGMVGTAPDGYSVHLAVTPQSPQFLAHWRTELPATLAHELHHAKRWRHAGLGTLLEALVFEGLAQHYEVEERGEVPLYARPTVALDELWARAEQQLDGPYDHQAWFFGDASHELPRWGGYALGFELVRRFLERQGGDAVIHASISAEAFRSAWSAH